The proteins below come from a single Acidovorax sp. NCPPB 4044 genomic window:
- a CDS encoding CopG family transcriptional regulator: MTFDMPVQRPPKAGDSEKITINLGYVDLGHIDLLVAESFYGNRTDFIRTAIRNQLAVHSDALRQVVARKMLVLGLQRFSAADLEAARAAGQMLQIRVLGLATIDPDVAPELALATIESITVLGALQASRAVKTALAGRIH; this comes from the coding sequence ATGACTTTCGATATGCCTGTCCAACGCCCGCCCAAGGCCGGCGATTCCGAGAAGATCACCATCAACCTGGGGTATGTGGATCTCGGCCACATCGACCTGCTGGTGGCCGAAAGCTTCTACGGCAACCGCACCGATTTCATCCGCACGGCGATCCGCAACCAACTGGCCGTGCATTCGGATGCGCTGCGGCAGGTGGTGGCCCGCAAGATGCTGGTGCTGGGCCTGCAGCGGTTCTCGGCGGCCGATCTGGAGGCCGCACGGGCGGCAGGCCAGATGCTGCAGATCCGCGTGCTGGGGCTGGCCACCATCGACCCCGACGTGGCGCCCGAGCTGGCGCTGGCCACCATCGAGTCCATCACCGTGCTCGGGGCGCTGCAGGCCAGCCGGGCCGTGAAGACCGCGCTGGCCGGGCGCATCCATTGA
- a CDS encoding GreA/GreB family elongation factor — MHAVVRGERTLTDLDFSRLSRLAGQPLSPTLSDLLATAEVTSSRAVQADVVTMYSRVELVDAQTHRRQVLTLCYPRDAEPAAGFISVLSPVGSSLLGLRAGDVARWATPLGEECAATIADVQYQPEATGDYLT; from the coding sequence ATGCATGCAGTGGTCCGTGGCGAGCGCACGCTCACCGATCTCGATTTTTCCCGTCTGTCCAGACTGGCGGGCCAGCCGCTTTCGCCCACCCTCTCGGATCTGCTGGCCACCGCCGAGGTCACCAGCTCCCGGGCCGTTCAGGCGGATGTGGTCACGATGTATTCACGCGTGGAGCTGGTGGATGCACAGACCCACCGGCGCCAGGTGCTGACGCTGTGCTACCCGCGCGATGCAGAGCCCGCCGCGGGCTTCATCTCGGTGCTGTCCCCGGTCGGCAGCAGCCTGCTGGGCCTCCGGGCGGGCGATGTCGCCCGGTGGGCGACCCCGCTGGGCGAGGAGTGCGCGGCGACGATCGCCGACGTGCAGTACCAGCCCGAGGCCACCGGGGACTACCTCACCTAG
- a CDS encoding O-acetyl-ADP-ribose deacetylase has product MPVFDAIQHDITRLEVDAIVNAANTSLLGGGGVDGAIHRAAGPELLAACRALNGCRVGQARLTPGFRLPARHVIHTVGPVWQGGHQGEPALLAACYRESIALALAHGMRSIAFPCISTGVYGYPADAAADIAVAATREAVGDAALQVTFCCFGARDLALYQARLPAA; this is encoded by the coding sequence ATGCCCGTCTTCGACGCGATCCAGCACGACATCACCCGCCTGGAGGTCGATGCCATCGTCAATGCCGCCAACACCTCGCTGCTGGGCGGCGGGGGCGTGGACGGCGCCATCCACCGTGCGGCCGGGCCCGAACTGCTGGCGGCCTGCCGGGCGCTGAACGGCTGCCGGGTCGGCCAGGCCAGGCTGACCCCCGGCTTCCGGCTGCCCGCGCGCCACGTGATCCACACCGTGGGGCCGGTCTGGCAGGGCGGGCACCAGGGCGAGCCCGCCCTGCTCGCCGCGTGCTACCGCGAAAGCATCGCGCTGGCGCTTGCGCACGGCATGCGCTCCATCGCGTTTCCCTGCATCAGCACCGGCGTCTACGGCTACCCGGCGGATGCGGCGGCCGACATCGCCGTGGCCGCCACCCGGGAAGCCGTGGGCGATGCCGCGTTGCAGGTCACGTTCTGCTGTTTCGGCGCCCGCGATCTGGCGCTCTACCAGGCGCGGCTGCCGGCGGCCTGA
- a CDS encoding extracellular catalytic domain type 1 short-chain-length polyhydroxyalkanoate depolymerase, with the protein MNTIFQQWMADAARSTRSGQLGKATQTIQRALREAAAAARGGAPEAAPPGYRAAPHGADDPLVLDGLVREIDGPEPAPSEGPADRAPGGMQERWQRASFSHQGRTLAFRLYLPPGPADAAALRPMVVMLHGCTQNAEDFAAGTRMNLLARDLGVVVLYPEQTQQANAQKCWNWFKPQHQRRGRGEPAVIAALARSVAAEHRVDPARIYVAGLSAGGAMADIAGHCYPDVFAAVGVHSGLPQGCAADVASALAAMRSGQGSAVPPSRAQALPTIVFHGDADPTVHIRNAEVLVESVRSAGPAPAAGAGQGAAHVTRGRSARGAHHTRSVYTDASGRDTLEYWQLHGAGHAWSGGSASGSYTAPDGVDASAEMLRFFLAHPRVVP; encoded by the coding sequence GTGAACACAATCTTTCAGCAATGGATGGCCGACGCGGCACGGTCCACCCGCAGCGGCCAGCTCGGCAAAGCCACCCAGACGATCCAGCGGGCGCTGCGCGAAGCCGCCGCAGCCGCACGGGGCGGAGCGCCGGAGGCGGCACCGCCCGGCTACCGGGCAGCCCCCCATGGCGCCGACGATCCCCTGGTGCTCGACGGCCTGGTCCGCGAGATCGACGGGCCGGAGCCCGCTCCGTCGGAGGGTCCGGCGGACCGGGCACCGGGCGGCATGCAGGAGCGCTGGCAACGCGCCAGTTTCTCCCACCAGGGCCGCACGCTCGCGTTCCGGCTCTATCTGCCGCCCGGCCCGGCCGATGCTGCGGCGTTGCGGCCGATGGTGGTCATGCTCCACGGATGCACGCAGAACGCGGAGGATTTCGCGGCCGGCACGCGCATGAACCTGCTCGCCCGCGATCTCGGGGTGGTGGTGCTCTACCCGGAGCAGACGCAGCAGGCCAATGCGCAGAAGTGCTGGAACTGGTTCAAGCCGCAGCACCAGCGGCGCGGCCGCGGCGAGCCCGCGGTGATCGCGGCCCTCGCGCGCTCCGTGGCGGCCGAACACCGCGTGGACCCGGCCAGGATCTACGTGGCGGGGCTGTCCGCGGGCGGGGCGATGGCCGACATCGCCGGGCACTGCTATCCGGACGTGTTCGCGGCGGTCGGGGTGCATTCCGGGTTGCCGCAGGGGTGCGCCGCCGATGTCGCATCGGCGTTGGCCGCCATGCGCAGCGGCCAGGGGTCGGCGGTGCCGCCGAGCCGGGCGCAGGCGCTGCCCACCATCGTCTTCCACGGCGATGCGGACCCCACGGTGCACATCCGCAATGCCGAGGTGCTCGTCGAGTCGGTGCGCAGTGCGGGGCCCGCCCCTGCCGCCGGCGCGGGGCAGGGGGCCGCGCACGTGACCCGGGGCCGCTCGGCACGGGGGGCGCACCACACGCGCAGCGTCTACACGGACGCGTCCGGGCGCGACACGCTCGAATACTGGCAGTTGCACGGCGCGGGCCATGCGTGGTCGGGCGGCAGCGCCAGCGGAAGCTACACGGCCCCCGACGGCGTGGACGCCAGTGCGGAGATGCTCCGGTTCTTTCTCGCGCATCCGCGCGTCGTTCCCTGA
- a CDS encoding (2Fe-2S)-binding protein has translation MQSSHPTSVARASGPAESAVSTHAVQLHVNGTAQHLDLPSWVTLLDMLRELLGLTGTKKGCDHGQCGACTVLVDGQRINACLTLAVMHDGAHITTVEGLPALCGSGAAEGGALHPLQQAFIDHDAFQCGYCTPGQLCSAAGLLNEGGVRTADDIRERMSGNLCRCGAYPQIVQAVAEVAGVPLRGPQPPAGRGTQGAVPPAPAGEKRA, from the coding sequence ATGCAATCCAGCCACCCCACGTCGGTCGCCCGCGCCAGCGGGCCGGCCGAATCCGCCGTGTCGACCCATGCCGTGCAACTGCACGTGAATGGCACGGCACAGCACCTCGACCTGCCCAGCTGGGTGACGCTGCTCGACATGCTGCGTGAACTGCTCGGCCTGACGGGCACCAAGAAAGGCTGCGACCACGGGCAGTGCGGCGCCTGCACCGTGCTCGTGGACGGGCAGCGCATCAATGCCTGCCTCACGCTCGCCGTCATGCACGACGGCGCGCACATCACCACGGTGGAAGGGCTGCCCGCGCTGTGCGGCAGCGGCGCCGCGGAGGGCGGCGCGCTGCACCCCCTGCAGCAGGCCTTCATCGACCACGACGCCTTCCAGTGCGGCTATTGCACGCCGGGCCAGCTGTGCTCCGCGGCGGGCCTGCTGAACGAAGGCGGCGTGCGCACGGCCGACGACATCCGCGAGCGCATGAGCGGCAACCTCTGCCGCTGCGGGGCCTACCCGCAGATCGTGCAGGCCGTGGCCGAGGTGGCCGGCGTGCCGCTGCGGGGCCCGCAACCGCCCGCCGGTCGCGGCACGCAGGGTGCGGTGCCGCCGGCGCCGGCCGGGGAGAAGCGCGCATGA
- a CDS encoding NAD(P)H-dependent oxidoreductase — protein MELLDVLQWRYATKKMDPARAVPQDKVDRILEAARLAPTSSGLQPYEIIVVTSPDVRARIREVAWNQAQVTDGSHLLVFAAWDDYTPERINQMFDYTNEVRGFRNEGWENYRNMLLGSYPQRGAEVNFQHAARQAYIGFGAALIAAADEAVDSTPMEGFQPEAVDEILGLRARGLRSVTLLPLGYRQPEEDWLVNLKKVRRPREQFVSEVR, from the coding sequence ATGGAATTGCTCGACGTACTGCAGTGGCGCTATGCCACGAAGAAGATGGACCCCGCCCGCGCCGTGCCGCAGGACAAGGTGGACCGCATCCTGGAGGCGGCCCGGCTCGCGCCGACCTCCAGCGGATTGCAGCCCTACGAAATCATCGTGGTCACCAGCCCCGACGTGCGGGCCCGCATCCGCGAAGTGGCCTGGAACCAGGCCCAGGTGACCGACGGCTCGCACCTGCTGGTGTTCGCCGCCTGGGACGACTACACGCCCGAGCGCATCAACCAGATGTTCGACTACACCAACGAGGTGCGCGGCTTCCGCAACGAAGGCTGGGAGAACTACCGCAACATGCTGCTCGGCTCGTACCCGCAGCGGGGCGCGGAAGTGAACTTCCAGCATGCGGCGCGGCAGGCCTACATCGGCTTCGGCGCCGCGCTCATCGCCGCCGCCGACGAAGCGGTGGACAGCACGCCGATGGAGGGCTTCCAGCCCGAGGCGGTGGACGAGATCCTGGGCCTGCGCGCGCGGGGCCTGCGCAGCGTGACGCTGCTGCCGCTGGGGTACCGCCAGCCCGAGGAAGACTGGCTCGTGAACCTCAAGAAAGTGCGCCGCCCGCGCGAGCAGTTCGTCTCCGAAGTGCGCTGA
- a CDS encoding NUDIX hydrolase encodes MAPSPPDTDFTPILCTVDVVLLTLEGQELHAVLMQRPHGPCAGAWALPGGYIHAQEDGTAWDAAARVLQHKVGIASPYLEQLATYSGAGRDPRGWSVSIVYCALVPAELLPASAPGLRRAPVHRLPPLAFDHADMVALAVSRVRSKSQYSSLPVYFCGERMTLPQLQAVYEAVLGEPVNKVSFRRKIDELGMLEPIEGVLESGAAHRPAQVYRLRPPYRRALSLVARGLNA; translated from the coding sequence ATGGCCCCGTCTCCCCCGGACACCGATTTCACGCCCATCCTGTGCACCGTGGACGTGGTGCTGCTGACCCTCGAGGGGCAGGAGCTGCACGCCGTGCTGATGCAGCGCCCGCACGGCCCCTGCGCGGGCGCCTGGGCGCTGCCGGGCGGCTACATCCACGCCCAGGAGGACGGCACGGCCTGGGATGCCGCGGCCCGCGTCCTGCAGCACAAGGTGGGCATCGCGAGCCCGTACCTGGAGCAGCTGGCCACCTATTCGGGCGCCGGGCGCGATCCGCGCGGCTGGTCGGTGTCGATCGTCTACTGCGCGCTCGTGCCGGCCGAGCTGCTGCCCGCGTCCGCGCCGGGCCTGCGGCGGGCGCCCGTGCACCGCCTGCCGCCCCTGGCCTTCGACCATGCGGACATGGTGGCGCTGGCGGTATCGCGCGTGCGATCCAAGAGCCAGTATTCGTCGCTGCCCGTGTATTTCTGCGGCGAGCGCATGACGCTGCCGCAACTGCAGGCGGTGTACGAGGCGGTGCTGGGCGAGCCCGTCAACAAGGTGAGCTTTCGCCGCAAGATCGACGAGCTGGGCATGCTGGAGCCGATCGAGGGCGTGCTGGAGTCCGGCGCGGCGCACCGGCCCGCGCAGGTGTACCGGCTGCGGCCGCCATACCGCCGTGCGCTCTCGCTGGTGGCGCGGGGCCTCAATGCGTGA
- a CDS encoding xanthine dehydrogenase family protein molybdopterin-binding subunit — protein sequence MNASIPNEVADRAPEGQQPRAEPGTGPVKLGMPVSRVDGRLKVTGQARYAAEHTADDLAYGVVVNSSIAKGRILRMKLERARAVPGVLDIITHDNRPQVRSMDLFYKDMTAPGGSPFKPLLDGVVRYSGQPVALVVACTFEAARCAASLVEIDYEVERHETHLLRHLGRAREPSRLKAGFSPPPKPRGDADAAFARAPVKIEAEYYSGVEHHNPMEMHASTVLRGADGHLTIYDKTQSPQNSRWLVSRVFGLAEDEVTVRNPFVGGAFGSGLRPQYQLVLAVMAALHLQRSVRVVLTRQQMFTFGHRPETWQRVKLAAERDGTLRAVVHEAVAETSRMEDYVEVVVNWSGQLYRCDNVRLGYRLVPLDQYTPMDMRAPGAAHGVHALEVAMDELAHALRMDPLALRLKNYAERDASQDLPFSTKELRACYGLGAARFGWDGRPLAPRSMREGRELVGWGMATGTWDAMQMFAKVRAVLRADGHLEVSSAASDIGTGTYTVMSMIAAEAMGLPLERVTFRLGDSTLPMAPIEGGSSHVATVGSAVEGACEKLQRLLWALARRTRGSGFERTLLRDVEFVDGRMRRRGAPPQERGTPLADILAAQGRSRVEVRHLLLPNVPKQKKYVRATHSAVFCEVKVDEELGTVRVTRVVSAIAAGRILSAKTAHSQITGGVVWGISQALHEETQTDHALGRFMNHNYAEYHIASNADTPPIEVIFVQEDDRIVSRLGAKGVGEIGIVGVAAAVCNAIFHATGRRVRSTPMTPDKVMRPAPDAPDLAMEHVPEPVARQAMGEPS from the coding sequence ATGAACGCATCGATACCGAACGAGGTGGCGGACCGGGCCCCGGAGGGCCAGCAGCCCCGCGCGGAACCGGGCACCGGCCCGGTCAAGCTGGGCATGCCCGTCTCGCGCGTGGACGGGCGCCTCAAGGTGACCGGACAGGCGCGCTATGCGGCCGAGCACACGGCCGACGACCTGGCCTACGGCGTGGTGGTCAACAGCAGCATCGCCAAGGGACGCATCCTGCGCATGAAGCTGGAGCGGGCCCGCGCGGTGCCGGGCGTGCTGGACATCATCACGCACGACAACCGCCCCCAGGTCCGCTCCATGGACCTGTTCTACAAGGACATGACGGCCCCCGGAGGATCGCCCTTCAAGCCGTTGCTGGACGGTGTGGTGCGCTACAGCGGGCAGCCGGTGGCGCTGGTGGTGGCCTGCACCTTCGAGGCGGCGCGCTGCGCGGCCTCCCTGGTGGAGATCGACTACGAGGTGGAGCGGCACGAGACGCACCTGTTGCGCCACCTCGGCCGTGCGCGCGAGCCCAGCCGGCTCAAGGCCGGTTTCTCTCCGCCCCCGAAACCGCGCGGCGACGCCGATGCCGCTTTCGCACGCGCCCCGGTGAAGATCGAGGCCGAGTACTACAGCGGCGTGGAACACCACAACCCGATGGAGATGCACGCCTCCACCGTGCTGCGCGGCGCCGACGGGCACCTCACCATCTACGACAAGACGCAGAGCCCCCAGAACAGCCGCTGGCTGGTCTCGCGCGTGTTCGGGCTGGCCGAGGACGAGGTCACGGTGCGCAACCCCTTCGTGGGCGGCGCGTTCGGATCGGGCCTGCGGCCGCAGTACCAGCTGGTGCTCGCGGTGATGGCCGCGCTGCACCTGCAGCGTTCGGTGCGCGTGGTGCTCACGCGCCAGCAGATGTTCACCTTCGGCCACCGGCCCGAGACCTGGCAGCGCGTGAAGCTCGCGGCCGAGCGTGACGGCACGCTGCGCGCCGTGGTGCACGAGGCCGTCGCCGAGACCTCGCGCATGGAGGATTACGTCGAAGTGGTGGTGAACTGGTCGGGCCAACTCTACCGCTGCGACAACGTGCGGCTGGGCTACCGCCTGGTGCCGCTCGACCAGTACACCCCCATGGACATGCGCGCGCCCGGCGCGGCGCACGGCGTGCACGCGCTGGAGGTGGCCATGGACGAGCTGGCCCATGCGCTGCGCATGGACCCGCTCGCGCTCCGGCTCAAGAACTACGCCGAGCGCGATGCCTCGCAGGATCTGCCGTTCTCCACCAAGGAGTTGCGCGCATGCTACGGGCTGGGCGCCGCGCGGTTCGGCTGGGACGGCCGGCCGCTGGCGCCGCGCTCCATGCGCGAAGGCCGCGAACTCGTGGGCTGGGGCATGGCCACCGGTACCTGGGATGCGATGCAGATGTTCGCCAAGGTGCGCGCGGTGCTGCGCGCCGATGGCCACCTGGAAGTGAGCAGCGCGGCATCGGACATCGGCACGGGCACCTACACCGTCATGTCGATGATCGCCGCCGAGGCGATGGGCCTGCCGCTGGAACGCGTGACCTTCCGCCTGGGCGATTCCACGCTGCCGATGGCGCCCATCGAAGGGGGCTCGTCGCACGTGGCGACGGTGGGCTCGGCCGTGGAAGGTGCCTGCGAGAAGCTGCAGCGCCTGCTGTGGGCGCTGGCCCGGCGCACGCGCGGCTCGGGCTTCGAGCGCACGCTGCTGCGGGACGTGGAGTTCGTGGACGGGCGCATGCGACGCCGCGGCGCGCCGCCGCAGGAACGCGGCACCCCGCTGGCCGACATCCTGGCCGCCCAGGGCCGCTCCCGGGTCGAAGTGCGGCACCTGCTGCTGCCCAACGTGCCGAAGCAGAAGAAATACGTGCGCGCCACGCACTCGGCCGTGTTCTGCGAAGTGAAGGTGGACGAAGAGCTGGGCACCGTGCGCGTGACCCGCGTGGTGAGCGCCATCGCGGCCGGCCGCATCCTGAGCGCCAAGACCGCGCACAGCCAGATCACGGGCGGCGTGGTGTGGGGCATCAGCCAGGCGCTGCACGAAGAAACGCAGACCGACCATGCGCTCGGCCGCTTCATGAACCACAACTATGCCGAGTACCACATCGCCTCCAATGCCGATACGCCGCCCATCGAGGTGATCTTCGTGCAGGAGGACGACCGCATCGTGAGCCGGCTGGGTGCCAAGGGCGTGGGCGAGATCGGCATCGTGGGCGTGGCCGCGGCCGTGTGCAACGCGATCTTCCACGCCACCGGCCGGCGCGTGCGGTCCACCCCCATGACGCCCGATAAGGTCATGCGGCCCGCCCCCGATGCGCCGGACCTGGCCATGGAGCACGTGCCGGAACCGGTGGCGCGGCAGGCCATGGGCGAGCCATCGTGA
- a CDS encoding FAD binding domain-containing protein encodes MRGFDYLPARDAEEAIAAMPQSPLHHPSERTLPAKFIAGGTNLIDLMKESVMRPRRVVDVGRLPLAGIEAIEGGGMRLGATARNAATAKHPLVLERYPMLAAAILAGASPQIRNMATNGGNLLQRTRCHYFYDVAVPCNKREPGTGCPARDGLARQLAILGTSDHCIATHPSDMCVALAALEAVVHVRSPVGERDIAFADLHRLPGGEPDRDTTLACDELIMHIELPAQDFARHSAYLKLRDRASYAFALVSVAAALDLDEAGRIRTARIAVGGVAHKPWRDPAAESLLAGREATAQAFGEAAQRLLQGARGHGAPGGPGDNRFKIELARRAIVRALEMARDGELTQTGELGAGHVQDIEP; translated from the coding sequence ATGAGGGGCTTCGACTACCTTCCGGCCCGCGATGCCGAGGAAGCCATCGCGGCGATGCCGCAGTCGCCGCTGCACCACCCGAGCGAGCGCACGCTGCCCGCCAAGTTCATCGCGGGCGGCACCAACCTCATCGACCTGATGAAGGAAAGCGTGATGCGGCCGCGCCGCGTGGTCGACGTGGGCCGGTTGCCGCTGGCCGGCATCGAGGCCATCGAGGGCGGCGGCATGCGCCTGGGCGCCACCGCGCGCAATGCCGCCACGGCGAAGCACCCGCTGGTGCTGGAGCGCTACCCGATGCTGGCGGCGGCCATCCTGGCCGGGGCCTCGCCGCAGATCCGCAACATGGCCACCAATGGCGGCAACCTGCTGCAGCGCACGCGCTGCCATTACTTCTACGACGTGGCCGTGCCCTGCAACAAGCGCGAGCCCGGGACCGGCTGCCCGGCGCGCGACGGGCTGGCGCGGCAGCTCGCCATCCTGGGCACGAGCGACCACTGCATCGCCACGCACCCGTCCGACATGTGCGTGGCGCTGGCGGCGCTGGAGGCCGTGGTGCACGTGCGCTCGCCGGTCGGGGAGCGGGACATCGCATTCGCCGACCTGCACCGCCTGCCCGGCGGCGAGCCCGACCGCGACACCACGCTGGCCTGCGACGAGCTCATCATGCACATCGAACTGCCCGCGCAGGACTTCGCGCGGCACAGCGCCTACCTCAAGCTGCGCGACCGTGCCTCGTATGCGTTCGCGCTGGTGTCGGTGGCAGCCGCGCTGGACCTGGACGAAGCGGGCCGCATCCGCACGGCGCGCATTGCCGTGGGCGGCGTGGCCCACAAGCCGTGGCGCGACCCGGCGGCCGAGTCGCTGCTCGCGGGCCGCGAGGCCACGGCCCAGGCCTTCGGAGAGGCTGCGCAGCGGCTCCTGCAGGGAGCCCGCGGCCACGGCGCACCGGGCGGCCCGGGCGACAACCGCTTCAAGATCGAACTGGCCCGGCGGGCCATCGTGCGTGCGCTGGAGATGGCGCGCGACGGAGAACTCACCCAGACCGGCGAACTGGGCGCCGGCCATGTACAGGACATTGAGCCATGA
- a CDS encoding nucleotidyltransferase family protein, protein MPLLPAPSPQPCVAGIVLAAGAATRFGSDKRQAVAVDGEPMLATVAQRFGQVFGRVALVLPPDDAFGQALCARLGIAAVVNARCHEGQGTSLAAAMQWALAQQDIGAVVVGLADMPWVRTDTLLALRTALAHSAEPALPVFGGRAGNPRGLPRHCFAALAQATGAHAAAQRVDWSRARTVAVDDPGVLRDVDTPADLPIAPL, encoded by the coding sequence ATGCCTCTCCTGCCCGCTCCGTCCCCGCAGCCCTGCGTGGCCGGCATCGTTCTCGCCGCGGGTGCGGCCACGCGCTTCGGCAGCGACAAGCGGCAGGCGGTGGCGGTCGATGGCGAGCCCATGCTGGCCACCGTGGCACAGCGTTTCGGCCAGGTGTTCGGGCGGGTGGCCTTGGTGCTGCCGCCGGACGATGCGTTCGGGCAGGCCCTGTGCGCGCGCCTGGGCATCGCGGCGGTGGTGAATGCGCGTTGCCATGAAGGCCAGGGCACGTCGCTGGCCGCCGCCATGCAATGGGCACTCGCGCAGCAGGACATCGGCGCGGTGGTGGTCGGGCTGGCCGACATGCCCTGGGTGCGCACCGACACGCTGCTGGCGCTGCGCACCGCGCTCGCGCACAGCGCCGAACCCGCGCTGCCGGTGTTCGGCGGCCGCGCAGGCAATCCGCGCGGCCTTCCGCGCCACTGCTTCGCCGCGCTCGCACAGGCCACCGGCGCCCACGCCGCAGCGCAGCGCGTGGATTGGAGCCGGGCACGCACCGTCGCGGTGGACGATCCCGGCGTGCTGCGCGATGTGGATACGCCGGCCGATCTGCCCATCGCCCCGCTCTGA